A genomic region of Ignavibacteriota bacterium contains the following coding sequences:
- a CDS encoding aldo/keto reductase encodes MAHTTSSPSIDPASVPSFTLSTGERIPAIGLGTFGSDSVSPALVAETVQHAVHAGYRHVDCASVYGNESQIGAILADLFAHGVVTRRDLWITSKVWNDMHGRVGESCRKSLHDLRLDHLDLFLVHWPFPNYHPPKCDVTMRSPDAKPYIHEAFMRTWEQMERLVDEGLVRNIGTSNMTVPKLEYVLRDARIRPACNEMELHPHFQQPALFDYCVKHAVQPIGYCPLGSPGRPDRDRTPDDTVDLEDPVLVAIARRVGVAPARVALRWAIQRGQIPIPFSVNHFKDNLEAALLPPLSEADMHAIAGIDKECRLIKGQVFLWKDGQGWEDLWDQDGTITPP; translated from the coding sequence ATGGCGCATACAACTTCGTCTCCTTCGATCGATCCGGCTTCCGTACCATCCTTCACATTGTCCACGGGAGAACGCATCCCGGCCATAGGGCTCGGGACCTTCGGTTCCGACTCCGTTTCACCCGCGTTGGTTGCAGAGACCGTGCAGCATGCGGTGCATGCGGGGTACAGGCACGTCGACTGCGCGTCGGTCTATGGGAATGAGAGCCAGATCGGCGCAATACTCGCCGACCTCTTCGCCCACGGTGTCGTCACACGCCGGGATCTCTGGATCACCTCCAAGGTCTGGAACGATATGCATGGCCGTGTGGGGGAGTCCTGCAGGAAGAGCCTGCACGACCTCCGGCTCGATCATCTCGACCTCTTCCTGGTGCACTGGCCTTTCCCGAACTATCATCCCCCGAAGTGCGACGTCACGATGAGAAGCCCGGATGCGAAGCCGTATATCCACGAGGCGTTCATGCGGACGTGGGAACAGATGGAGCGGCTGGTCGACGAAGGGCTCGTGCGGAACATCGGTACCTCCAATATGACCGTGCCGAAGCTGGAATACGTCCTGCGCGATGCACGTATCCGTCCCGCCTGCAACGAAATGGAACTGCACCCGCATTTCCAGCAACCTGCACTGTTCGATTATTGCGTGAAGCACGCCGTCCAACCGATAGGGTATTGTCCCCTCGGTTCGCCCGGCCGGCCGGACCGCGACAGGACCCCGGATGACACCGTGGACCTTGAGGATCCCGTGCTCGTCGCGATCGCCCGCAGGGTGGGGGTGGCCCCTGCCAGGGTGGCGCTCCGGTGGGCGATCCAGCGGGGCCAGATCCCGATCCCCTTCTCGGTCAACCACTTCAAGGATAACCTCGAGGCGGCGCTCCTGCCGCCGTTGAGCGAAGCCGACATGCATGCGATCGCGGGGATCGACAAAGAATGCAGATTGATCAAAGGTCAGGTGTTTTTGTGGAAAGATGGACAGGGGTGGGAGGATCTGTGGGATCAGGACGGCACGATCACCCCTCCGTAA
- a CDS encoding zinc-binding dehydrogenase: MSSMQGAILPGNSTLELKSFPIPIPGHGEVLIRMKSSTICGSDIRCIYHEHLGKGPEGYQPGMIAGHEPCGQIVETGPGCRRFRKGDRAIVYHISGCGVCNDCRRGYMISCTSEFRRAYGWQRDGGMAEFLLAEEKDLVLLPDALSYSDGAQVACGFGTVYEGLERIGISGNDAVLITGLGPVGLATAMLCRAMGAQKIFGIEVIEDRIAIAKHLGLFDAVLTAGDENVAQIRDLTGGFGTERSVDCSANNKARLTAIQATRKWGKIVFLGEGGTSEFQPSRDIIHDQKSIYGSWVTTIWRMEELVERLVRWKVRPEQLITHRFPLKDAAAAYALMASGKCGKVAVVFDEEIR; this comes from the coding sequence ATGAGTTCAATGCAAGGCGCGATCTTGCCGGGCAACAGCACCCTCGAGTTGAAGTCCTTTCCTATCCCCATCCCGGGGCATGGCGAGGTCCTCATCCGGATGAAGTCGTCCACCATTTGCGGGTCGGACATCCGCTGTATCTACCACGAGCATCTCGGCAAAGGGCCTGAGGGCTATCAACCGGGAATGATCGCCGGCCATGAACCGTGCGGCCAGATCGTGGAGACCGGACCGGGATGCCGCCGCTTCAGAAAGGGCGACCGCGCCATCGTCTATCATATCTCCGGTTGCGGCGTGTGCAACGACTGTCGCCGGGGATATATGATATCGTGTACGAGCGAATTCCGCCGCGCGTATGGCTGGCAGCGAGACGGGGGGATGGCGGAATTCCTCCTCGCCGAAGAGAAGGACCTCGTACTGCTCCCCGATGCGTTGAGTTACTCTGACGGCGCTCAGGTGGCGTGCGGATTCGGGACGGTGTATGAAGGGCTCGAGCGGATAGGGATCTCCGGCAATGATGCGGTGCTGATCACGGGCCTCGGGCCGGTGGGACTTGCGACGGCGATGCTCTGCAGGGCGATGGGCGCACAGAAGATCTTCGGCATCGAAGTGATCGAAGACCGGATCGCGATCGCGAAGCACCTGGGACTCTTCGACGCGGTCCTCACAGCGGGCGACGAAAACGTGGCGCAGATCAGGGACCTGACCGGCGGGTTCGGAACCGAGCGTTCGGTCGATTGCTCCGCGAACAACAAGGCACGGCTCACGGCCATTCAGGCGACACGGAAATGGGGAAAGATCGTGTTCCTGGGCGAGGGGGGCACGTCGGAATTCCAGCCGTCACGGGATATCATCCACGATCAGAAGTCCATCTACGGGTCGTGGGTGACAACCATCTGGCGCATGGAGGAGCTTGTGGAGCGGCTCGTCCGCTGGAAGGTGCGGCCAGAACAACTCATCACACACCGCTTCCCGCTCAAGGATGCCGCCGCTGCGTATGCATTGATGGCGAGCGGAAAATGCGGGAAGGTTGCTGTCGTCTTCGATGAGGAGATCCGCTGA
- a CDS encoding PrsW family intramembrane metalloprotease: MTIMMLGVALGFLPVLSFLGGLVYADTFKLVRFREVGLTIAVGCCAAFLALFINNALVDRTGLSFVAYSRYLAPLIEESLKAAYLIYLLRANRVGFMVDAAIRGVAIGAGFALVENLWYLTMRPDAPVYLWVIRGFGTAIMHGGATAMAGIIARGMSERAEWTRVRFILSGLVAAILLHSLFNHFFLAPMLSTLLVLAGVPLAVFAVFRRSETATRAWLGVGFDSDQELLAMITTGTLADTRIGHYLETMQKSFPGEIVADMLCYLRVHLELSIRAKGLLMMRDAGFDVPPDPEAAEQFAELRYLEHSIGKTGMIALNPFLGARAKDLWQITMLKRTAVRS; the protein is encoded by the coding sequence ATGACGATCATGATGCTCGGTGTTGCACTCGGGTTCCTGCCGGTCCTGTCCTTTCTGGGTGGGTTGGTGTACGCCGACACATTCAAGCTGGTCCGGTTTCGCGAGGTCGGACTTACGATCGCGGTCGGGTGTTGTGCGGCCTTCCTTGCCTTGTTCATCAACAACGCGCTCGTGGACCGGACGGGGCTTTCGTTCGTTGCGTATTCCCGCTATCTCGCACCGCTCATTGAAGAATCCCTCAAGGCTGCCTACCTGATCTATCTCCTCCGGGCCAACCGGGTCGGCTTCATGGTCGATGCCGCCATCCGCGGCGTCGCGATCGGAGCCGGCTTCGCCCTCGTGGAAAACCTGTGGTATCTCACCATGCGGCCGGATGCGCCGGTCTACCTGTGGGTCATCCGGGGCTTCGGCACGGCCATCATGCACGGCGGTGCCACGGCGATGGCGGGCATCATCGCACGCGGGATGAGCGAGCGGGCGGAATGGACACGCGTCCGCTTCATCCTCTCCGGCCTCGTCGCCGCGATCCTTCTTCACTCCCTGTTCAATCATTTCTTCCTCGCCCCCATGCTCTCCACGCTCCTCGTGCTCGCAGGAGTCCCGCTCGCGGTGTTCGCGGTCTTCCGGCGGAGCGAGACAGCGACGCGCGCATGGTTGGGTGTGGGGTTCGATTCCGACCAGGAACTGCTTGCGATGATCACGACCGGCACGCTCGCCGACACCAGGATCGGGCACTACCTCGAAACGATGCAGAAGTCGTTCCCGGGCGAGATCGTGGCGGATATGCTCTGCTATCTCCGCGTCCATCTTGAACTCTCGATCCGGGCAAAAGGCCTTCTCATGATGCGCGACGCGGGCTTCGACGTGCCGCCCGATCCCGAAGCCGCCGAGCAGTTCGCGGAGCTGCGGTATCTCGAACACAGCATCGGGAAGACCGGCATGATCGCGCTCAATCCCTTCCTCGGGGCAAGAGCAAAGGACCTATGGCAGATCACGATGCTCAAGCGGACGGCGGTGCGATCATGA
- the pelA gene encoding pectate lyase, whose protein sequence is MADHDAQADGGAIMTPRSGWTIVIATCAVFSGAALMPPLHAQGGEPIRFAPDGAWCWFQDPRAAYVAAGRVRTYATWVTSQGDLQIGAFDHRTAAVETYTLKREWGVDDHNVGSILVLPDHRLMVFYAQHNEAGLFCRRTARPEDITAWEDEVTITRMPRVTYSHPVYLSDERLFYVFWRGESWKPTFATSPDGIRWSDARILVQEPGRQGGDIRPYLKVVSDGRKSIHCAFTDGHPRDEALNSIYYVRYEQGAFTRADGTLLGRFNDLPLRPSACDRAYDARVTRVRGWVWDIALDSSGRPSIAYTRLPSEADHRYHVVRWNGRTWEDGKVTEAGKWFPQTPAGKTEFESHYSGGIVLHPFHPEIAYLSRPVNAGFRIEKWVQRSREWLRVSTVGDGGPLNVRPVVPAGYDGPDDHVLWMQGEYVHYTKFRTGIMMATPPAWRPDTNAMNAGARHWYTIKEDDHVIAPLPGQQRYPVTDAVAIADNILLFQKANGGWPKNYDMRAVLTPAQRRSVADARHILNTTFDNGATASQCIVLAGAYRATGLQRFKEGFERGVDFILSAQTPTGGWPQFFPDTTGYRRYITFNDGAMIGVMSLLRRVARRDASLGIVDTLRARAAGVAVDRGIGCILRTQIRQQGVPTVWCQQHDDRDLLPRAARTFEPAALVSIESADIVRFLMESDDPGPDVIDAVDHAVAWFRRSSIRGIRVETVSAPELRTEWRTIAHDRVVVQDPSAGPLWARYYDLELNVPIFCGRDGRIVFSMAEVERERRAGYGWYSAAPQEILECWERWKGRVRD, encoded by the coding sequence ATGGCAGATCACGATGCTCAAGCGGACGGCGGTGCGATCATGACCCCTCGTTCCGGATGGACCATCGTCATTGCGACGTGTGCGGTGTTCTCCGGTGCGGCCCTGATGCCGCCACTCCATGCACAGGGGGGAGAGCCCATCCGATTCGCTCCGGACGGGGCATGGTGCTGGTTCCAGGATCCAAGAGCGGCCTATGTCGCGGCCGGGAGGGTGCGGACATATGCGACGTGGGTGACCTCACAGGGCGATCTGCAGATCGGCGCATTTGATCACCGGACCGCGGCCGTGGAAACGTACACCCTCAAGCGGGAGTGGGGAGTGGATGATCACAATGTCGGTTCTATACTCGTGCTGCCCGATCACCGGCTGATGGTGTTCTATGCGCAACACAATGAAGCCGGGCTTTTCTGCCGGCGGACGGCACGACCGGAAGACATCACCGCATGGGAGGACGAGGTCACCATCACACGCATGCCGCGCGTAACCTACAGCCATCCGGTGTATCTTTCCGACGAACGGCTGTTCTACGTGTTCTGGCGCGGTGAGAGCTGGAAGCCCACGTTTGCCACGTCACCCGATGGCATCCGGTGGAGCGATGCGCGGATCCTGGTCCAGGAACCCGGACGCCAGGGAGGTGATATCCGGCCCTATCTCAAAGTGGTGTCCGATGGCAGGAAGTCCATTCATTGTGCGTTCACCGATGGTCATCCACGGGATGAGGCTCTGAACTCCATCTACTACGTGCGCTATGAACAGGGTGCGTTCACCAGGGCCGATGGAACGCTCCTCGGGCGGTTCAACGATCTGCCGCTCCGTCCGTCTGCGTGCGACCGAGCGTACGACGCCCGTGTAACGCGGGTGCGTGGGTGGGTGTGGGACATCGCTCTCGATAGCTCCGGGCGGCCCTCGATCGCCTACACGAGGCTTCCTTCGGAGGCCGACCACCGCTATCATGTTGTCCGCTGGAATGGTCGCACGTGGGAGGACGGCAAAGTGACGGAAGCGGGGAAATGGTTCCCGCAAACTCCGGCAGGGAAGACCGAGTTCGAATCCCACTATTCCGGGGGGATCGTTTTGCATCCGTTCCATCCGGAGATAGCCTATCTCTCACGTCCCGTGAACGCTGGATTCCGGATCGAGAAGTGGGTGCAACGGAGCAGGGAGTGGCTCCGCGTATCGACGGTGGGAGACGGCGGACCGTTGAACGTACGCCCTGTCGTGCCCGCAGGGTACGACGGTCCGGATGACCACGTCCTCTGGATGCAGGGGGAGTACGTTCACTACACGAAATTCCGGACCGGCATCATGATGGCGACCCCGCCCGCATGGCGCCCTGACACCAACGCGATGAACGCCGGTGCGCGTCATTGGTACACGATCAAGGAAGACGATCATGTCATCGCGCCTCTTCCCGGGCAACAGCGATACCCCGTGACGGACGCCGTTGCCATCGCGGACAACATCCTGTTGTTTCAGAAGGCGAACGGGGGCTGGCCCAAGAATTATGACATGCGCGCGGTGCTGACACCGGCGCAGCGGCGGTCTGTCGCCGATGCACGCCATATCCTGAATACGACGTTCGATAACGGCGCGACCGCTTCGCAGTGCATCGTCCTCGCCGGAGCGTACCGGGCGACCGGGCTCCAACGCTTCAAGGAGGGGTTCGAGCGGGGGGTGGATTTCATCCTCTCCGCGCAGACGCCAACGGGCGGCTGGCCGCAATTCTTTCCCGACACGACGGGATACCGGCGGTACATCACGTTCAACGATGGGGCGATGATCGGTGTGATGTCGCTTCTGCGTCGCGTGGCGCGGAGGGATGCATCGCTGGGTATCGTTGACACCCTCCGGGCGCGTGCGGCAGGAGTGGCGGTCGATCGCGGGATCGGTTGCATCCTCCGGACACAGATCCGGCAACAGGGGGTACCGACAGTGTGGTGCCAGCAGCACGATGACCGCGACCTGCTGCCCCGCGCCGCGCGGACATTCGAACCCGCAGCATTGGTGAGCATTGAAAGTGCAGACATTGTCCGGTTCCTCATGGAGAGCGACGACCCGGGCCCTGATGTGATCGACGCCGTGGATCACGCCGTGGCGTGGTTCAGAAGATCCTCGATCCGGGGTATCCGTGTGGAGACGGTCTCCGCTCCCGAGCTTCGAACGGAGTGGCGGACCATCGCCCACGACCGGGTTGTGGTGCAGGACCCCTCCGCGGGTCCGCTCTGGGCCAGGTATTACGATCTCGAGCTCAACGTACCGATATTCTGCGGACGGGATGGGAGGATCGTTTTTTCAATGGCGGAGGTGGAGAGGGAACGGCGGGCGGGCTACGGTTGGTACTCCGCGGCGCCACAGGAGATACTCGAGTGCTGGGAGCGCTGGAAGGGCAGAGTGCGGGACTGA
- a CDS encoding CotH kinase family protein — translation MCTHGFTRTSILLLFLIGLSGLARSQSDSLLNSDLPIVIIDTFGQEIPDDPKITAFMGVIDNGPGMRNSLADSANRYRGYIGIEVRGYSSQQFPKLQYGIELRDSTGADVAVGLLGMSSDADWVLSAAYNDKTQMRNALAYALARRSGRYASQGRFCELVLNGQYWGTYVLFERLKRDKNRINVTKMATTDVAGDNVTGGYVVQVDRPTLDTTEFWASPVLPPADPTRPIIYQHVYPKPADLVPQQRAYIRSYITAFEAVMADSAWADPVNGYRKYLDLPSAVDFFLVNELARNVDAYRLSSYLHKDRDSKGGKLRVGPVWDFDLGFGNVIWSEGADTVGWDLLTMPLALVGSQYEDHVPPWWVRLGEDSSFWQSAGDRWAALRKGAFSTPNVLAFIDSAAAVLNEAQARNFVRWPILDSVVWGNPYVGGSYANEVTYLKEWTTARMAWMDNALPPARVIVPPPDSMIVRLDSLAARITDSVLVVTWLTTQERHTARFEVQWKNADSLAADTVWRLVDSVRAADSSAVIRQYTVRDTVQGPARWLLRVRTIGTLDTMSLSGIVPVSIPDSRRSLAVTIASFTVGAVDSVVSLAWTTSREQNTVQFRVQRRPVEGDTSWQVIQTLAGADTSSTTRSYAVKDTVPGGGDLLYRLVVAGWFGQQFTSTTRSVHVNGPDDTLHVVYRSINGGFTANGVDLVWKATGQSHVLGYAIERKRTLPESPDSVWRALDTVAATGVKADTVTYTFRDSVGPGGRMAYRVRALGTRGQFELSPELLIVLSAIGTEESVIPTAFDLSQNYPNPFNPSTTIRFDLPVESPVVITVYSTIGQRIAVLVDDRLPAGRHELRFDASSLPSGVYFYSMRAGEFVRHRKLMLVK, via the coding sequence ATGTGTACACACGGATTCACCCGCACATCGATCCTGCTGCTCTTTCTCATTGGGTTGTCCGGCCTCGCCCGATCCCAGTCCGATTCTCTGCTGAATTCAGATCTGCCGATCGTCATCATTGATACGTTCGGCCAGGAGATCCCTGACGATCCGAAGATCACGGCATTCATGGGGGTCATTGACAACGGCCCCGGGATGCGAAATTCGCTTGCCGATTCCGCGAACAGGTATCGCGGCTACATTGGCATCGAGGTCCGCGGCTATTCCTCACAACAGTTCCCGAAACTGCAGTATGGGATCGAACTCCGGGATTCGACCGGTGCGGATGTGGCGGTGGGGCTGCTCGGTATGTCTTCCGATGCCGACTGGGTGTTGTCTGCCGCCTATAATGACAAGACCCAGATGCGGAACGCACTTGCCTACGCCCTTGCCCGGCGATCCGGGAGATATGCCAGCCAGGGCCGTTTCTGTGAACTCGTCCTCAACGGTCAGTACTGGGGGACCTACGTCCTTTTTGAACGGCTCAAGCGTGACAAGAATCGCATCAACGTCACAAAAATGGCGACTACCGATGTTGCTGGAGATAATGTGACGGGCGGATATGTCGTGCAGGTGGACCGTCCGACCCTGGACACGACCGAATTCTGGGCCTCCCCGGTCCTTCCGCCTGCCGATCCAACACGGCCGATCATCTATCAACACGTGTACCCGAAGCCGGCAGACCTGGTTCCCCAGCAGCGCGCATACATCCGGTCATACATCACGGCATTCGAAGCGGTGATGGCGGACTCGGCGTGGGCGGACCCGGTCAATGGGTACAGAAAGTATCTTGATCTGCCTTCGGCTGTCGACTTCTTCCTGGTGAACGAACTCGCCCGCAACGTCGACGCCTATCGCCTGAGTTCCTATTTGCACAAGGACCGTGACAGCAAAGGTGGAAAGTTGCGTGTGGGGCCCGTGTGGGATTTCGATCTTGGCTTCGGCAACGTCATTTGGTCTGAAGGGGCGGACACGGTAGGATGGGATCTTCTGACCATGCCCCTGGCCCTCGTCGGGAGCCAGTACGAAGATCACGTCCCACCCTGGTGGGTACGGCTCGGGGAGGACTCCTCCTTCTGGCAGAGTGCAGGGGACCGGTGGGCAGCACTTCGCAAGGGGGCCTTCAGCACGCCGAACGTCCTGGCGTTCATCGACTCGGCGGCTGCCGTCTTGAATGAAGCGCAGGCGCGCAATTTTGTGCGTTGGCCGATCCTCGACTCCGTGGTGTGGGGCAATCCGTATGTGGGCGGCAGTTACGCGAATGAGGTCACGTACCTGAAGGAGTGGACCACCGCCCGGATGGCATGGATGGATAATGCCCTTCCTCCCGCGAGGGTGATCGTCCCTCCACCGGACTCGATGATCGTCCGCCTGGATTCACTTGCCGCCCGCATTACGGACAGCGTCCTGGTCGTCACATGGCTCACCACGCAGGAGCGGCATACCGCGCGGTTCGAAGTGCAGTGGAAGAATGCTGATTCGCTCGCGGCGGATACGGTGTGGCGTCTGGTGGATTCGGTCCGGGCCGCTGACTCCAGCGCCGTGATCCGCCAGTACACCGTTCGCGACACCGTGCAAGGACCGGCCCGTTGGCTCCTCCGTGTCCGTACCATCGGCACACTCGATACAATGTCCCTCTCCGGCATCGTGCCGGTGTCCATTCCCGATTCGCGGAGATCCCTCGCCGTCACGATCGCATCGTTCACGGTTGGAGCAGTTGACAGCGTCGTCTCCCTTGCCTGGACAACTTCGCGCGAGCAGAATACGGTCCAGTTCCGTGTGCAGCGGCGCCCGGTGGAAGGTGATACCTCCTGGCAGGTGATTCAAACGCTCGCCGGGGCCGATACGAGTTCGACCACGCGTTCGTATGCGGTCAAAGATACCGTGCCGGGCGGCGGTGACCTCTTGTACCGGCTGGTGGTCGCAGGGTGGTTTGGCCAGCAGTTCACCTCTACGACCCGGTCCGTTCACGTGAACGGACCTGATGACACCTTGCACGTCGTGTACCGGTCGATCAATGGCGGGTTCACTGCAAACGGTGTGGATCTCGTATGGAAAGCAACGGGGCAATCGCACGTCCTCGGCTATGCCATCGAACGGAAACGCACACTTCCCGAGTCACCGGATTCGGTCTGGAGAGCACTGGATACCGTGGCTGCCACGGGTGTCAAGGCCGATACGGTCACGTACACCTTCAGGGATTCCGTGGGGCCGGGAGGACGAATGGCCTATCGGGTACGCGCGCTTGGAACACGGGGGCAATTCGAGCTTTCCCCGGAGCTCCTGATCGTACTCTCGGCGATCGGTACGGAGGAATCCGTGATCCCGACGGCGTTCGATCTCAGTCAGAACTATCCGAACCCGTTCAATCCTTCCACAACGATCAGGTTCGATCTCCCCGTCGAGTCTCCCGTGGTCATCACGGTCTATTCGACGATCGGTCAGCGTATCGCCGTACTGGTGGATGACCGGCTTCCGGCCGGCCGTCATGAACTACGCTTCGATGCTTCCTCTCTGCCCAGCGGGGTGTATTTCTATTCAATGCGGGCGGGAGAATTCGTGCGGCACCGCAAGCTGATGCTTGTGAAGTGA
- a CDS encoding exo-alpha-sialidase produces the protein MMGLTAVAWSPSHGGIHMKHLTIIGCTALLLAGCAPSLRSIDLSGETDRQTVVDREAGQYLGHPTTVLLEDGKTIIAVYPKGHGRGAIVMNRSMDGGQTWSGRLPVPENWSTSLETPTIHRTIDSTGKKRLIMFSGLYPARLAVSEDDGGTWTPLRQIGSWGGIVVMGSVERLNDGRYLAVFHDDGRFIREGGQLSKTMTLYRSFSRDGGLTWSAPEGIFSADSIHLCEPGLIRSPDGRQLAMLLRENTRTHNSYVMFSNDEGVHWTAPRELPPALTGDRHTAKYAPDGRLLISFRDMAASSPTAGDWVVWVGTYDDVVSGRDGQYRVRLKDNLKGSDCAYPGVEVLPDGTFVVTTYGHWTAGEEPYIMSVRLRLDELDR, from the coding sequence ATGATGGGCCTGACAGCGGTCGCATGGTCACCCTCACATGGCGGCATCCACATGAAGCACCTCACGATCATCGGCTGTACGGCCTTGCTGCTTGCGGGTTGCGCTCCGTCGTTGAGGTCCATCGACCTCTCGGGCGAGACCGACCGGCAGACCGTGGTCGACCGTGAAGCGGGGCAATACCTCGGGCATCCGACGACCGTGCTTCTGGAAGACGGGAAGACCATCATCGCCGTCTATCCGAAGGGACATGGGCGTGGAGCGATCGTGATGAATCGTAGTATGGACGGCGGCCAGACGTGGAGCGGCCGCCTCCCGGTGCCTGAGAACTGGTCCACGTCACTCGAGACGCCGACCATCCATCGGACCATCGACAGCACGGGAAAGAAACGCCTGATCATGTTCTCGGGCCTCTACCCGGCCCGCCTTGCTGTGTCGGAAGATGACGGCGGAACATGGACACCGCTCCGGCAGATCGGGAGCTGGGGTGGCATCGTCGTGATGGGATCGGTGGAACGATTGAACGACGGACGGTATCTTGCGGTCTTTCATGATGATGGGAGGTTCATCCGGGAAGGCGGGCAGCTCTCGAAGACCATGACGTTGTACCGGTCATTCTCACGGGATGGCGGGCTGACATGGTCCGCACCCGAGGGGATATTTTCCGCGGACAGCATCCATCTCTGTGAACCCGGACTCATTCGCTCGCCTGACGGGCGGCAACTCGCCATGCTGCTCCGGGAGAATACCAGGACACACAATTCGTATGTGATGTTTTCCAACGATGAAGGGGTGCACTGGACGGCACCGCGCGAACTCCCACCGGCTCTTACCGGCGACCGGCACACGGCGAAGTATGCCCCCGATGGCCGCCTGCTGATCTCGTTCCGCGATATGGCTGCGTCATCGCCAACAGCCGGCGATTGGGTGGTATGGGTCGGGACCTACGATGATGTTGTTTCAGGAAGGGATGGCCAATACCGGGTCCGGCTCAAGGACAATCTGAAGGGATCGGACTGCGCGTACCCGGGCGTGGAGGTTCTGCCCGACGGCACATTCGTCGTGACGACCTACGGCCATTGGACCGCGGGTGAAGAGCCGTACATCATGTCCGTCCGGTTGCGCCTGGACGAACTGGATCGATGA